A DNA window from Candidatus Protochlamydia naegleriophila contains the following coding sequences:
- the rpsD gene encoding 30S ribosomal protein S4 produces MARYTGNKNRIARRYGVNIFGRARNPLLHKPNPPGVHGARRRKKSDFGLQLEEKQKLKAIYGMLSEKQLVAYYKKALRIEGNTANHFAEMLECRLDNIVYRLKFGHTIFAAQQLVSHGHILVDGKKVDRRSFNVKPGMVISIKEKSRKMKIIAEALDNPARSVPEYLSSDKEHFSGQLLAKPAPEQMPWPIEISLPVICDFLAHST; encoded by the coding sequence ATGGCTCGTTATACAGGTAACAAAAATCGCATTGCCCGACGTTATGGTGTTAATATATTTGGGCGCGCGCGCAATCCTCTACTGCATAAGCCAAATCCGCCTGGTGTGCACGGTGCTCGCCGACGTAAAAAATCTGATTTTGGCCTTCAGTTAGAAGAAAAGCAAAAGCTAAAAGCAATCTACGGAATGCTTAGCGAAAAACAACTCGTAGCCTATTATAAAAAGGCTCTACGCATAGAAGGCAATACAGCTAATCATTTTGCTGAAATGCTCGAATGCCGTCTAGATAATATCGTTTATCGTCTGAAATTTGGCCACACGATTTTTGCTGCTCAACAGCTAGTTTCTCATGGTCACATCCTGGTTGACGGTAAAAAAGTTGATCGTCGTTCTTTCAACGTTAAGCCAGGCATGGTTATTTCTATTAAAGAAAAATCGCGCAAAATGAAAATCATTGCCGAAGCGTTAGACAATCCTGCACGTTCTGTTCCTGAGTATCTCTCTTCTGATAAAGAGCATTTCTCTGGACAATTACTTGCAAAGCCAGCACCTGAACAAATGCCCTGGCCGATTGAAATCAGTCTTCCTGTTATCTGCGACTTCTTAGCTCACTCGACCTAG
- a CDS encoding glycosyltransferase family 2 protein, translated as MTHPPSPLISVVIPLYNQAPFLQASLSSVQAQTYTHLEIILVNDGSTDETESICLSFTKQDPRIRYLAQPNQGPSAARNAGIAASKGSYICLLDGDDLMDPERIAKQLAAFESDPSIDIVYTALRLIDLEGNPIGEMHGEEIASENFLVQLLFRNVIPGPSTIMAKRMCLAENPYNEAFVHAEDYELMTRLAHLYRFKYLDLPLTSYRRHGQNLSNDLTAHRLAELRVINQYPPNHIESIVDKTSLRQEEKELLKGKILFNQGHFKEALSFFNSLSTSIALFYAGNCHFKLNNLAAAYQAYEQALALDDTNAACQNNLGTLLALQAKWDAAQIRFEKALELRPGYLDATDNLAHLKASSFPGRMTWRELRKDLVPYQNL; from the coding sequence TTGACTCATCCACCTTCCCCTCTCATTAGCGTTGTCATTCCGCTCTATAATCAAGCCCCTTTTCTACAAGCTTCGCTTAGTAGCGTACAAGCCCAGACCTATACTCACCTGGAGATCATTCTCGTCAACGACGGCTCAACCGACGAGACAGAATCCATTTGCCTCTCATTTACCAAGCAAGACCCGCGCATACGCTATCTCGCCCAGCCCAATCAGGGGCCATCAGCCGCCCGCAATGCCGGAATTGCAGCCTCCAAAGGCAGCTATATTTGCCTATTGGATGGGGACGATCTCATGGATCCTGAACGCATCGCAAAACAGCTTGCGGCTTTTGAAAGCGATCCCTCCATCGATATTGTCTATACAGCCCTTCGCCTAATCGATCTGGAAGGCAACCCGATTGGAGAAATGCATGGAGAGGAGATCGCGAGCGAGAACTTTCTAGTCCAACTCCTCTTTAGAAATGTGATTCCAGGCCCAAGCACTATCATGGCCAAGCGGATGTGTTTAGCTGAGAATCCCTATAATGAAGCATTCGTCCATGCCGAAGACTATGAATTGATGACCCGCCTCGCTCACCTTTATCGGTTTAAATATCTCGACCTTCCTCTCACAAGCTATCGCCGCCACGGGCAAAATCTTTCCAACGATTTAACAGCCCATCGACTGGCAGAATTGAGAGTCATCAACCAATACCCACCAAACCATATTGAATCCATCGTAGACAAAACGAGTCTCAGACAAGAAGAAAAAGAACTCCTCAAAGGAAAAATTTTATTCAATCAGGGGCACTTCAAAGAAGCGCTCTCTTTTTTTAATAGCTTATCCACCTCTATCGCCCTTTTCTACGCAGGTAATTGCCACTTTAAACTCAACAACTTAGCCGCGGCTTACCAAGCTTACGAACAAGCTCTTGCACTGGACGACACCAATGCTGCTTGCCAAAACAATTTGGGAACCCTTTTAGCATTGCAAGCAAAATGGGATGCGGCTCAGATTCGCTTTGAAAAAGCTCTGGAATTGAGACCTGGCTACCTCGATGCTACCGACAATTTAGCTCACTTAAAAGCCTCCTCTTTTCCAGGGCGTATGACCTGGCGAGAGCTGAGAAAAGACCTCGTTCCTTATCAAAACCTTTAG
- a CDS encoding LysM peptidoglycan-binding domain-containing protein, whose amino-acid sequence MTPDSSIFLKKIRRLSQALMISGAFNIGVLGFLTYWIMRERPPTPYCDLKPAEDKHQQTPLADDRTSAEVIAQLYKLPYGHLVNCLERNRLVENGYAERDLALACLVSFHDFDLHRALPRNAQPHQQRVFTWQPNSSSESIVITVYPSLTNQQYEAIIHFAKTEQWPMTAQGLFRLLKKQKGDSPGDQALIETFMLTPEFWTVERLFSRQEQPVPKQAILGLLLEGDWNVLKQFVEQQRQRHDLSDARRQKFLLDSIQAGSKSAADLLLKSEWDFAVKKLTDQQAIQVLQLLTNKTDNSERFVKEMLTSPRSTNVWRQASALLYNYAGETVPREWNYEATLARFVPDKAVVKKETTPAEPSLPLLPVRSDVVASPKPVLAAIAKPIPKVVKEQPAPLISKVSAKERSKAAVVASAQIPPKAPNLHKATPLFSTEKVQPVERTYTVQEGDSLWKIAKQFGVAVDALKVRNQLQSDGIKPGVVLKIP is encoded by the coding sequence ATGACCCCTGACTCCTCAATTTTTTTAAAAAAAATACGCCGCTTAAGCCAAGCCTTGATGATTAGCGGCGCTTTCAATATTGGCGTGCTTGGTTTTTTAACTTATTGGATTATGCGCGAGCGTCCCCCAACTCCTTATTGCGATCTTAAGCCGGCAGAAGATAAACACCAGCAAACACCCCTTGCAGATGATCGTACGAGTGCTGAGGTGATTGCTCAACTTTATAAACTTCCATATGGGCACCTCGTCAATTGTCTCGAGCGCAACCGACTCGTTGAAAATGGGTACGCCGAACGAGATCTGGCGCTTGCCTGTCTAGTCTCATTTCATGACTTTGACTTGCACCGGGCCCTTCCGCGCAATGCGCAACCGCACCAGCAAAGAGTGTTTACGTGGCAGCCTAATTCATCTAGTGAATCGATCGTCATAACGGTTTATCCAAGCCTCACGAATCAGCAGTATGAAGCAATCATCCATTTTGCGAAAACAGAGCAATGGCCTATGACGGCTCAAGGGTTATTCCGTTTGCTGAAAAAGCAAAAGGGAGACTCTCCAGGGGATCAAGCGCTTATAGAAACGTTCATGCTCACCCCAGAATTTTGGACGGTGGAACGGTTGTTTAGCCGCCAGGAACAGCCGGTTCCAAAGCAGGCCATCTTGGGCCTCTTATTGGAAGGAGATTGGAATGTTTTAAAACAATTTGTGGAGCAGCAGCGCCAGCGGCACGATTTATCGGATGCCAGACGGCAAAAATTTCTTTTAGATTCGATTCAAGCAGGGTCAAAATCGGCGGCCGACCTTCTGCTTAAATCAGAATGGGATTTTGCCGTTAAGAAGCTCACCGATCAGCAAGCCATCCAAGTTTTGCAGCTTTTGACAAACAAAACGGACAACAGTGAACGCTTTGTCAAGGAAATGTTGACTAGTCCGCGCAGTACGAATGTATGGAGGCAAGCATCTGCACTCTTGTACAACTATGCTGGAGAGACAGTACCTAGAGAGTGGAATTATGAGGCGACTTTGGCTCGCTTTGTACCAGATAAGGCAGTTGTTAAAAAAGAAACAACTCCAGCAGAGCCTTCTCTTCCTTTATTGCCTGTCAGGTCAGATGTCGTGGCTTCGCCTAAGCCAGTTTTGGCAGCCATCGCCAAGCCTATTCCCAAAGTAGTCAAAGAACAGCCTGCCCCACTCATTTCAAAGGTCTCGGCCAAGGAACGAAGCAAAGCTGCGGTCGTGGCGTCTGCACAAATTCCACCAAAAGCCCCAAACTTACACAAAGCTACTCCACTTTTTTCGACCGAAAAAGTTCAACCGGTTGAACGGACATATACTGTACAAGAAGGTGATTCGCTTTGGAAAATAGCCAAGCAATTTGGAGTTGCGGTGGATGCTTTAAAGGTGCGCAATCAATTGCAATCGGATGGCATTAAGCCGGGCGTTGTTCTAAAGATTCCTTAG
- a CDS encoding ATP-binding protein has translation MPIQEAVFQLNIWIRFFPPFFSTKETGTGLGLSEVHKVVQAHQGLIEVKSEVGVGTTFIIKLPLKVIR, from the coding sequence TTGCCGATACAGGAAGCGGTATTCCAGCTGAACATTTGGATAAGATTTTTTCCCCCCTTCTTTTCGACAAAAGAGACGGGCACGGGACTCGGTTTATCTGAAGTACATAAAGTTGTGCAAGCACATCAAGGCTTGATCGAGGTTAAATCTGAAGTCGGCGTGGGCACGACCTTTATCATTAAACTCCCATTAAAAGTGATTCGATGA
- a CDS encoding sigma-54-dependent transcriptional regulator: protein MAIEKILIVDDELLMRNFLVEALKRKGFETTAVENGEKAVKLVQENAFDMVITDMKMPGMTGIDVLTKVKELSPRTLVIVITAFGTIENAVEAMKLGAFYYLIKPFSLESLMANIEKANQHVALVEENHYLRQQVSANRYARHVIAESPAMQQVLKDIERIAKSNASVFINGETGTGKEVIAHLVHYSSPRANQPFIKVNCAAVPDTLVESEFFGHEKGAFTGAANKRLGRFELANGGSLLLDEITEIPLVLQSKLLRVTQEQEFERVGGTKPIKVDARLISTSNRDVKEAIANKVLREDLYYRLNVVPLYLPPLRDRKEDIIPLAEHFIEQMCRENHFDSKKLSESAKRKLLEYRWPGNVRELANVIERSVVMDPGKIIQGDHLYLEGPGVNVMAGRTIQELEKQLIVETLQVHQNRTKAAETLGISVKALRDKLEEYKLS, encoded by the coding sequence ATGGCAATTGAAAAAATTCTGATTGTAGACGATGAATTGTTAATGCGCAATTTTCTCGTTGAAGCTCTTAAGCGCAAAGGTTTTGAGACGACGGCGGTTGAAAATGGGGAAAAAGCGGTCAAGCTCGTTCAAGAGAACGCTTTTGACATGGTCATCACCGACATGAAAATGCCAGGCATGACTGGAATCGATGTTCTCACTAAAGTAAAGGAGCTATCGCCTAGAACACTTGTCATCGTGATAACGGCCTTTGGAACGATTGAAAATGCCGTTGAGGCGATGAAATTGGGCGCTTTTTACTATTTAATCAAGCCTTTTTCTTTAGAGAGCTTGATGGCCAATATCGAGAAGGCCAATCAACATGTGGCCTTGGTAGAAGAAAATCACTATCTTCGACAACAAGTCAGTGCGAATCGCTATGCGCGTCATGTAATTGCCGAAAGCCCTGCCATGCAGCAGGTTTTAAAGGACATCGAGCGGATAGCCAAAAGCAATGCCAGTGTCTTTATTAATGGGGAAACTGGCACGGGTAAAGAGGTGATTGCTCATTTGGTCCACTACAGCTCCCCAAGAGCCAATCAACCCTTTATCAAGGTCAATTGCGCAGCCGTTCCCGATACTCTTGTGGAGTCGGAATTTTTTGGACATGAAAAGGGAGCTTTTACCGGAGCCGCCAACAAACGTTTGGGCCGCTTCGAATTGGCCAATGGAGGCTCGCTTCTCTTGGATGAAATAACCGAAATACCGCTGGTTTTACAGTCCAAATTGCTTCGCGTCACGCAAGAACAAGAATTCGAACGGGTTGGAGGGACCAAGCCCATCAAAGTGGATGCCCGCCTTATTTCTACCTCTAACCGCGATGTCAAAGAGGCCATTGCCAATAAGGTCTTGCGCGAAGATCTGTATTATAGACTGAACGTTGTTCCCCTTTATTTACCACCGCTTCGCGATCGCAAAGAAGACATCATTCCACTGGCCGAACACTTCATCGAGCAAATGTGCCGAGAAAATCACTTTGATAGTAAAAAACTAAGCGAAAGCGCCAAAAGGAAATTATTGGAATACCGCTGGCCAGGGAATGTGAGAGAGCTGGCTAATGTCATTGAAAGATCGGTCGTGATGGATCCGGGCAAGATCATTCAAGGAGATCATCTCTACCTGGAAGGGCCTGGTGTCAATGTGATGGCAGGCAGGACGATTCAAGAATTGGAAAAACAGCTCATCGTGGAAACCCTGCAGGTGCATCAAAATCGCACCAAGGCTGCCGAGACGCTGGGAATCAGCGTGAAAGCCCTGCGCGATAAGCTTGAGGAATACAAATTGTCTTAG
- the yidD gene encoding membrane protein insertion efficiency factor YidD, giving the protein MLKKLFMLFIRFYQYTISPLLGLTCRFYPSCSQYTIEALQKHGPFRGSWLGLKRICRCHPWHPGGHDPVP; this is encoded by the coding sequence ATGTTAAAAAAACTATTTATGCTTTTTATTCGCTTCTATCAATACACCATAAGCCCTTTGCTCGGCCTGACCTGCCGCTTTTATCCAAGCTGTTCGCAATACACCATTGAAGCCTTGCAAAAACATGGACCTTTTAGAGGAAGTTGGCTAGGCTTAAAAAGAATTTGCCGCTGCCACCCTTGGCACCCTGGAGGGCACGATCCCGTTCCTTAG
- a CDS encoding two-component system sensor histidine kinase NtrB, translating into MTNSQQVKLEEENQNTSLEHAFKQFSLETDRLEFAYQSLQEQFKGVQRNLHESHLRLSGKLAELDFITRYLEAILNHISQGILFIDLNGIITTCNATAETLLGKEAKQLLFHPFKDFFEDAALGFSLQEALYSKACPKTSFITWVIPTEEKIELEVEATFVAMGSQLFPLDYRQPSPTPVQGLLILIRNITEVRRLQQLTNRYDRLKDLGEMAAHLAHEIRNPLGGIKGFAALLHQDLTDRPDLQQMASYIVEGTDSLNHFVSNILNYTRPFQAHFELVNLGTFIDEIRWLVQADPAWNLSLSFSLHVENPELVAQIDPQLLKSALLNLFVNALQAMPNGGSLAVRISQTKGEAVITIADTGSGIPAEHLDKIFSPLLFDKRDGHGTRFI; encoded by the coding sequence ATGACAAATTCACAGCAAGTTAAATTAGAAGAAGAAAATCAGAATACATCATTGGAGCATGCTTTTAAACAATTTTCTTTGGAGACGGATCGTTTAGAGTTTGCTTATCAAAGCCTGCAAGAGCAATTTAAGGGCGTTCAACGCAACCTGCACGAGTCACATCTGCGCTTATCCGGAAAATTAGCTGAACTGGATTTTATCACTCGCTATCTAGAGGCGATTTTGAATCACATTTCGCAAGGAATTCTTTTTATCGACCTCAATGGAATTATTACAACCTGCAATGCAACGGCTGAAACGCTTTTGGGAAAAGAAGCGAAGCAGCTCCTCTTCCACCCCTTTAAAGACTTTTTTGAAGATGCGGCTTTGGGTTTTTCCTTACAAGAGGCTCTCTACAGCAAGGCTTGCCCCAAGACCTCTTTTATTACTTGGGTCATTCCAACTGAGGAGAAGATTGAGCTAGAGGTAGAGGCGACTTTTGTTGCCATGGGCAGCCAACTGTTTCCGCTTGACTATCGGCAGCCTTCTCCAACTCCGGTTCAAGGATTGCTCATCTTAATCCGCAACATTACTGAGGTGCGCCGCCTTCAGCAGCTGACTAATCGCTACGATCGTTTAAAGGATTTGGGCGAAATGGCGGCACACTTAGCCCACGAAATACGCAATCCTCTCGGAGGAATCAAGGGATTTGCCGCGCTCTTGCACCAAGATCTTACTGACCGTCCTGACCTGCAACAAATGGCGTCTTATATTGTAGAGGGGACCGACAGCTTAAATCACTTTGTTTCTAACATTCTCAATTATACCCGCCCTTTTCAGGCGCACTTTGAGTTGGTTAACTTAGGAACTTTTATCGATGAAATCCGCTGGCTTGTACAGGCAGATCCAGCTTGGAATCTGTCCTTGTCTTTTAGCCTTCATGTTGAAAATCCTGAGCTAGTTGCTCAAATTGATCCTCAACTGCTCAAATCTGCTCTTTTAAATCTATTTGTCAATGCTCTTCAGGCAATGCCAAATGGAGGCTCTTTGGCGGTTAGGATTAGTCAAACGAAAGGGGAGGCTGTCATTACGATTGCCGATACAGGAAGCGGTATTCCAGCTGAACATTTGGATAAGATTTTTTCCCCCCTTCTTTTCGACAAAAGAGACGGGCACGGGACTCGGTTTATCTGA